TTTTGAATGTAAAAATATACTCATTCAAGACATTACCATCATTAATGCACCTTTTTGGGTCATCCACCCTATAAAATCAGAGAACTTTATTGTAGATGGAGTTACAATCAATAGTCATGGACCAAATAACGATGGTTGCGACCCTGAATATTCAAAAAATGTAATTATAAAAAATTGCACTTTCAACACAGGAGATGATTGTATTGCAATAAAATCTGGACGTGATGCTGATGGAAGAAGAGTCGCTATGAAAAGTGAAAACATCATTATTCAAAACTGTACCATGTTTGACGGGCATGGCGGAGTTACTATAGGAAGTGAAATATCAGGAAGCGTGAGTAATGTTTTTGTTGAAAATTGCAAAATGAACAGCCCAAACCTTGACATTGCCATCCGATTAAAAACTAATTCTAAAAGAGGTGGCCTAATAGAGAACTTTTATGTACGAAATATAGAAGTTGGTCAAGTTAAAGAAGCCTTATTAAAAGTAGATATGTTTTATAATGTACATGGTAATCAAGAAGGAACATTTATTCCAAGAATAGAAAACATCTATCTGGAAAACATAAAAGTAAAAAATGGAGGAAAGTATAGCATATTAGCAAAGGGCTATAATGAATCTCCTATCAAAAATATCACTTTAAAAGATGTAACGATAGAAAATGTAAAACAAGTATACTCTATCGAAAACGTAACCAATCTCAAATTTATAAACACTTATATCAATGGAACATTAATGAAGAATTAAAAAAGTAAAAACCAATAAAAAAATAAAAACCAACCAAAACAATTAATTTTATGAAAATAAAGCAACATTTTAAAAAAGGTTTAACCTCTTTTTATGCCTTAACCATTTTACTTGGTCTGCTCATGACCAATGAAATGGCCGCTCAAAAAAACACAACGATAAGTGGTGTAATAAAAGACGATACTGGACTAACTATGCCAGGAGTAAATATTATTGAAAAAGGAACTAACAACTCTACAACTACAGATTTTGATGGTAAATTTGCTTTAAAATTAACCACCGATAATGCTGCATTGGTAATAAGTTTTATCAGTTTTCAAACACAAACCATAACTGTAGCTGGAAGAAGTTCTTTAGACATTAAATTAAAATCTGAAGAACAAACATTAAAAGAAGTTGTTGTTGTTGGGTATGGAACTGTAAAAAAATCTGATGTAACAGGAGCGATTAGCACAATAAAACCAGAAACAATTACAGAAAGAAATGTAATTAACCCATTAGAAGCCATTCAAGGTAGTACACCTGGTGTACAAATTACTTCTAGTTCAGGTCGTTCTGGTGACGGATACAACGTGGTAATTAGAGGAAATAACTCTTTATTATCTAATTCTACTCCATTATATGTTGTAGATGGAGTACCAACAGATAATATTGACTTTTTAAATCCTCAAGATATTGCCAGGATGGATGTATTGAAAGATGCTTCATCAGCAGCAATTTATGGTTCAAGAGGAGCTAGTGGTGTTATTATTATTGCTACAAAAAGTGGTACAACTGCTAAAGCTGGTATAAGTGTATCTTTAGAAACATCATATGGTACTAAAAACGCTGTAAGATTGCCTGAAATGATGACCGGTGCTGAATGGTGGCAGTATCATCAAACAGCCTATTTGAGCGCAACACCTTTAACTCAGACTCCAGCCCAACTTGCAACTGCAGCTGGAACAAATAGCCCTTTATTAGTATCTAGAGCTAATAGCGGTTATAGTTTTGATTGGTATGATGCCATACTTCAACCAGGTATGACAGCAAACAATTATATTAATGTATCAGGTAGAGCAGATAATGGATTGAGTTACAATATGGCTTTTGGAATTCAAAATGACAAAGGACTTATTGACAAGGATTCAAATGATAAATACTCTTTCAAATTGGGCGTAAACCATCGTATAAATAATAAATTTTCAACTGGTGCAAATCTTACTATAGCGCGTCTAGAAACTGAACTTGGAAGTGACTTCGCAATGCAAGAGGGTACTAGATTTAGTCCTCTTATGTCACCGTATGCTGTTGATGCTGATGGAAATGAAATTCCAGGACAATTATTCTTTCAACCAGGAAAATTGACTTACCCAGATGGAACATGGGCAATTAATAAAACTAGTACCGTAAATCCATTAATGGAAATTGCAAACTCGTCACAAACTGAAAAAAGCTGGCAAACAATAGGGAATGTTTATTTTCAATACCAGGCTTTGGAATGGTTATCCTTCAAAACAACGTTTGCTGCTGGTATTTTCAATGGAGTAAACAGTTCTGCTTATGGAGCTAAAACAACTGCAGGAGTAAAGTTATCACCAGCAGGTATAAATTCAGCCTCAATCAAAAATATACAAAATTTCAATTATACTTGGGATAATCAGATTGATTTAAAACATACTTTCAACCAAGATCATACTGTTAGTGCACTTTTACTGCAAAGTATGTATTCTAATGTGGATGAAAATTCATTTATGTATTCTAATAATCAACCTTTTGAAGTTGGCTCGAATAATATGGGATCTGGAGTTCAAACCAGTTACCAAATTACATCTGGTTATGCAAAAAACACTTTGAACTCTTATGCTGTCCGTGTTAATTATGGCTATAAGGACAAATATCTGATTACAGCATCAAATCGTTGGGATGGTTCATCTGTTTTATCCGAAGGCAATAAATGGGCAAGTTTTCCTTCTGTTGCAGTAGGTTGGAATATTAATAAGGAATCCTTTTTAGAAAACAACAATACTATTTCTAATTTAAAATTACGTGTTAGTTTTGGTTACACAGGAAATGACAATGTCGCTCCTTACACTTCACAAGCTTTATTAAATCAACAAACATTCTATGCTAATGGCGGAAATACTGTAGCTGGTTGGCAATCTAAAAATTTAGCTAATACAGATTTAACTTGGGAAAAAACGAGAGAGTTGAACTTAGGACTTGATTTTGGTTTCTTAGGAAATAAAATTACTGGTAGTGTAGATGTTTATGACCGTTTGTCTGATAAATTAATTTACGAACAAAAATTACCATACGAAACGGGCTGGGATAAAACCTTCTCCAATGTAGGATCTGTGAGTAACAAAGGTATTGAGGTTGGATTAACAACTAAAAATATAAAATCAAATTTAGTTGATTGGGAAACTAGTTTTACTTTTACTAAAAACGTAAACAAATTAGAATCAATTTACAACCAAGACCAAGTAAGTGATATTGGAAATACATTAATTCTTGGTTCAGAACTAAAACCTAACTACAACTATGTGTATGATGGTGTTTGGCAAGAAAGCGAAGCTACTCAAGCTGCTACTTATGGAATGTATCCTGGGCAAGCAAAGATAAAAGATGTAAATGGAGATGGCAAGTTTAATGCAGCTGACAGAACAGTAATTGGTAATGCTAATCCAGAATGGCAAGGAAGTATTTACTCAAAATTAAAAGTAGGTCAATTTGATTTAAATTTTTCTATACTAACAAGCCAAGGACAAACTGTATTGAGTACTTTTCACCAAAATTTTGCTGATGTTAGTGGTAGATCTTTTCAAAAAATTCCAATGGATTATTTTGTTCCTACAAATGGTGCTGGTTTACAAGCAAATGCTTCAAACGCAAACCCGCGTCCAGGTCCTGCGTCTACTACCGCTGGTGCTGGTCCTTTCTGGAGTTCAGGAATGGCTTATTACAGAGAAGTTGATTATGTAAAAATTAAAAATATATCTTTAGGGTATTCATTCGGACCTGATTTACTAAAAAAACTAAAAATGAGTAATCTTAGAATTTATGTAAATGTATTAGATCCATTCGTATTTACTGATTTTGACGGATACGATCCAGAATGGGCAGGTGCCGCTTTTGGAATTAATCGTCCAGCATCTGTTACTACACAATTAGGGTTAAGTGTTAAATTTTAATAAAACTAAAAAATGAAAAAAATAATAATATTATTAGGATTAATAGTCACTACATTTAGTTCTTGCAACGATTATATAGAAGAAGAAAGTCTATCAAATGTTCCTGCCGATGCTACTTATAAAACTGCTTCAGGATTTCAATTATTAGTTAATTCAAATTATGCAACTCTAAAAGATATTTATGGAGGAGCACCTTGGTTGTTTTGTGCCGGTACAGACATGTATTCTGAAGGACCTACAGCAGAACCTGCTGGTTTAAGTCAATATGGACAATTAATCCCCTCTTCTGAAGGAGTTGAACAATTGTATTTAACTTGTTACAAATCTATTCAGTCGGTAAACAAAACCATATATTATTCGACAATTACAGAACAAAATGCTAATATTCCAGTCTTAGTAGGAGAAGCAAAATTCCTAAGAGCTAATGCGTATTTTTTATTGGTACAAACTTATGGTGGAGTACCTATTGTTGACGAAAATATAACTACAGCAGTTTTAGCTTTCGATAGAAATACTGCTGAAGAAGTATACGCTCACATCATTAAAGACCTTGAAGAGTCTCTTGAAAGCGTAGGAACAGCACCTTATGCAACTACAGGAAAAGTAAATAAAAGAGCCGTTCAAGATTTATTAGCAAAAGTATATCTAACAAGAGGATATGAAACTTTTGGAAAAGCTACAGATTTTGCAAAAGCGGCAGCTTATGCCGATGAAGCAATTGCAGGGCAAGCTTTAAATCTACCTTATACGGATTTATTTAAACCAACTAATGATCTAAATGCTGAGACAATTTTCTCTGTACAATATGACAAAGCATCAACAAGTACAAACCCTAGTACACTAGGTAACAGTCAATTCTATTATTTCAGTTCTTATTTAGGTGGATCAGAACTTGGTACTCCTTTAAGAAGTAAGAATTTAATTGCTACAAACTATGCTTTAGGATTATTTGAAAAAGGAGATACAAGATGGGAAGGTACTTTTATGACAGAAATTCTTGAAGGTCCAGAAACGCAAGCAAATGGAACAACTAAAACAATTCTTTACTACCCATATTACAGAAGTAAAGCTCCTGCAACATTAAAAGTAAAACACTTTTATGAACCAAAATGGTTTACTCCAGCTGATAGAACTGCATGGGAAACTGCTAACGCATCAAGAATTGCAGCAACTGGTTTTATATATCACCCTTGGGGTAAATACTCTGCAGAATTCACACAAGGCAGTGATCCTAATGCAACGAAAGACTTTTTTGGAATCCCTGTTAAAAAATTTGATGATCCAGAAGTAACTACACCAACTGGAACAGCTACAAACAACTTAGTAAGTACAAGAGACATTATTGTATCTAGACTAGGAGAAACCTATTTAATTGCAGCAGAAGCTTATTTTAAATCTGGTAATTCATCAACAGCATTAGCGCGTTTGAATGAGGTAAGAAGAAGAGCTGGAGGAGGTGTTGCTGGAGTAATTCCTGTACTGACTTCAATTGATATTAATACAATATTAGATGAAAGCGGAAGAGAGTTATTAGGCGAATACCACCGTTGGTTTGACTTAAAACGTACAGGAACGTTGATTGAAAGAACTGTTTTATATAATCCTAAAATTCATAGTGCAAATGTTTTTAACGGAGTAGGTGGTAATCTTAAAATATTAAGACCAATTCCTCAATTAGCAATTGATTTAAATCAAAACAAAAATTTTCCTCAAAATCCTGCTTATTAATCATTTGAATTAGTTTCATTATTTATAAGTTAGTAGAAATAGGAGTTTGAGGTAACAATCAAACTCCTATTTTAAATTATAGAAGTCTTGCAATAGTTAAAATGAGAAAATTACTAACAATATTACTTTTAACATCTATTGCTGTTCAAGCACAAACGAACTTTACTATAGACACTTCATATACCCCTAAAAGTGTATACAATAAAGAAATAAAAAACTATCCTTTCATTAGTTTAGTTCAGTCAAAAAAATACTCCAATATATTAGATAAAAAAGAAATAGTATATTCGAAAATAAAAGACAGAGCATTACATTTTGATGCTTATTATACTAATACAATTCATAAAAATCCAGCCATAGTAATCCTTCACGGCGGAGGGTGGAAATCTGGAAATAAATCACAAATGGAAATGTTTGCACAAGAAATGGCTTCAAAAGGATTTTCGAGTTTCACTATAGAATACAGATTATCAGCTGAAGCAAAATATCCAGCTGCTATTTGTGATGTTAAAAAAGCCATTCAGTTTATCAAAATAAACGCTAAACAATTCAATGTAGATACTTCTAAAATTGCTATATTAGGTTGCTCATCAGGTGGACAAATGGCAGCTTTAATAGGATCAACAAATAACGATAGCCATTTTGAAAACAAAGACTTAAACACTAAAACTACTAGTAATGTACAGGCAATAGTAGATATAGATGGCATCTTAGCTTTTAAGCATCCTGAATCTGAGGAGGGCAAAGTGGCAGGGTTATGGCTAGGTGGAAATTACGAGGAAAAACCAGAAGTTTGGAAAGAAGCATCGGCTTTAACACATACCAATAAGAATACTCCTCCTACTCTATTCATTAATAGCTGCAAAAAACGATTTCATGCAGGAAGAGATGATATGATAGTATTACTGAACCAATATAAAATATATAATGAAGTGAAAACTTTTGAAAACTCGCCACATTCTTTTTGGTTTTTAAATCCTTGGTTTGATGAAACAGTAAATACAACAACTCAATTTCTAAATAAAGTTTTTAAAACAAAATAATAACTACTGATAATTTACACAATGAAAACGATTTATAAAATAACAGTACTGTTACTAATAGGATTAGCTTCTAATGCTCAAAACAAAAATATAATTCCATCAAATGCAAAAACACATGCCGAAATTTCAGTGAAAAATGACGGAAAATGGGACAACAGAAAATACATTGGAGGCACTTACAAAAGTGTTGATAAACTAAAAGTAGCACCAGAGCATACTGATCACTCTTTTGATATCCGTTATGAAGGTCCCGGTTGGGAAAGTAATAAAATAGCCTACCGTTTATACTTAGATTGGAGAAATGCAATTGACATTTTTGGAAAAAAAACCGAAGCTATTATTTTACCACAAGTGGGACAAGATGGTGGTCCTTCTTATCATGAAATGCAAGATTGGGGTTCTGATATTTTAAATTCTGGAAAAGGGATCGGAATTGGTTCTATCAATCGATATTTAAATAATGAAAAAATGCATTTTCGCGAAGTTGATTCTACCATTGCAAAAGTTGAAAATAAAACAAACGAATCTATTGTTACTGTAAACTATTATGGATGGAAAACTGCTACAGATAAAATTGATTTCACTTCAAAATTAACTATTACTCCAGACCAACGTTACACCCAACATACCATTCAAGCTTCAAAAGAAATTAAAGGAATTTGTACTGGTATTGTAAAACAAAAAAATACTGAGTTCCTTAAAAAGGAAAGTCATAATAAGAAATGGGCTTATCTGGCAACTTATGGTAAACAATCATTAGTTCCTGATAATTTAGGTATGGCAATTTTTTATGAAACGAATACTGTAGAATCATTAGAAGATACTGAGTTGGATTATCTTTTGGTTTTTAAACCTACTACAAAAATAAATTCTTTTTATCTTTTAGGAGCATGGGAACAAGAAAAACATGGAATAAAAAACAAAGAAGAGTTTATTAAGTACTTGGATGAAAAATTAGCTGTTTTAAACAAAAAAAGTAAACTTTAGTTTTACTATAAATAAAAAAAGCTTAAACTCTCGTTGATTTAATTAGTATCAATACTGAAAAAGGAAACAAATAGATTTATTTCTTTTGATTCCATAACATTGAATAAAATATAAATAAATTATCATGGTTAACGGAAAAATAAATACTTTAAAAGCAGTTACGATTTTTATCTCATTTGCATTTCTTAGTTGTAAGACTACAGCACAAGAACCTGCAAAAAACACCGCTACACAGAATCAAATAACAATTTCAAAGGATCTAAAATGGTCTGATAAAATGGCTTTGACATTAATGAAACGTCATCCTGAAAGCTATATGATTGACGATGTAAAAACTCCAAAATGGGACTACGTTCATGGTTTAGTTTTGTATTCTTTCCAAGAATTATATAAAAAAAATCCTGATCCTAGATATACAACCTATATTAAAAGTTATGTAGAAAATTTTGTAGAAAATGACGGTTCTATTAAAACCTATGAGCTAGACAAATACAACATTGATATGGTTGTTGCTGGTCGTCTGCTTTTTAATGTTTATGCCACTACAAAAGAGGAAAAATATTTAAAAGCAATGCAGTTGTTACGCAAACAACTTGATGGGCAACCAAGAACTCAAAGTGGTGGTTTTTGGCACAAAAAAATATATCCAAATCAAATGTGGCTAGACGGCTTGTACATGGGAGAACCATTCTATGCTCAATATACTGCCACTTTTGAAAACGGTAAAAATTTAGATGACGTAGCTAAACAATTTGAACAAATTCAAATGCACGCTACTGATGCAAAAACTGGATTATTATATCACGGTTGGGACGAAAGCAAACAAATGCCTTGGGCTAACAAAGAGACTGGAACATCTCCAAACTATTGGTCTAGAGCTTTAGGATGGTATGCAATGGCTTTGGTTGATGCTTTAGATTATTTTCCTAAAGACCATCCAAAACAAAAAGAATTGGTAGGTTATTTGAATAAAGTTTCGGCAAGTTTAGCCAAATATCAAGACAAAAAATCTGGTTTGTGGTACCAAGTTACTGACAAAGCTGGAGAAAAAGGAAACTATCTAGAAGCTTCAGGTTCTTCAATGTTTGCTTATGCTTTTGCAAAAGGAGCAAACAAAGGATATTTACCAGCCGAATATAAAAAACTATCTAATAAAGCATTTGATGGTTTGACCAAACAATTAATGAAAGTAGATGCTGACGGGTCTATTACTTTGACTCAAGCATGTGCTGTTGCTGGACTTGGAGGAAATCCTTACAGAGATGGCTCTTATGAGTATTATGTAAATGAAAGAAAAAATGATAACGATCCTAAAGCTACTGGTCCATTTATATTAGCCGCTTTAGAATTGAATAGATAAAAAAATCATATTCCCCAATTAAAATGAATTTTATAAAAATCACTTCACTTTTTTTATTTTGCATTGCTATTCAAACAGCAATAGGACAA
The Flavobacterium sp. 5 DNA segment above includes these coding regions:
- a CDS encoding glycoside hydrolase family 28 protein, which produces MKSSKLYTISKIITSKTIVLFACTILFGFSLFAQENNQSEEQWKKMEIIVKSIKYPTFQNKVYNILKYGAQSNSTFDNTVAITRAIQECSKNGGGIVLVPKGKYVSRAIHLEDNVNLHLDKDAEIIFSINPKDYYPLVHTSFEGTEFMNYSPLIYAFKKNNVAITGKGTLNGQASNENWWAWSSSEQYGWKKGTPSQTDPLNRLRLVDMAENNIPVSERVFGEGHYLRPNFVEFFECKNILIQDITIINAPFWVIHPIKSENFIVDGVTINSHGPNNDGCDPEYSKNVIIKNCTFNTGDDCIAIKSGRDADGRRVAMKSENIIIQNCTMFDGHGGVTIGSEISGSVSNVFVENCKMNSPNLDIAIRLKTNSKRGGLIENFYVRNIEVGQVKEALLKVDMFYNVHGNQEGTFIPRIENIYLENIKVKNGGKYSILAKGYNESPIKNITLKDVTIENVKQVYSIENVTNLKFINTYINGTLMKN
- a CDS encoding SusC/RagA family TonB-linked outer membrane protein encodes the protein MKIKQHFKKGLTSFYALTILLGLLMTNEMAAQKNTTISGVIKDDTGLTMPGVNIIEKGTNNSTTTDFDGKFALKLTTDNAALVISFISFQTQTITVAGRSSLDIKLKSEEQTLKEVVVVGYGTVKKSDVTGAISTIKPETITERNVINPLEAIQGSTPGVQITSSSGRSGDGYNVVIRGNNSLLSNSTPLYVVDGVPTDNIDFLNPQDIARMDVLKDASSAAIYGSRGASGVIIIATKSGTTAKAGISVSLETSYGTKNAVRLPEMMTGAEWWQYHQTAYLSATPLTQTPAQLATAAGTNSPLLVSRANSGYSFDWYDAILQPGMTANNYINVSGRADNGLSYNMAFGIQNDKGLIDKDSNDKYSFKLGVNHRINNKFSTGANLTIARLETELGSDFAMQEGTRFSPLMSPYAVDADGNEIPGQLFFQPGKLTYPDGTWAINKTSTVNPLMEIANSSQTEKSWQTIGNVYFQYQALEWLSFKTTFAAGIFNGVNSSAYGAKTTAGVKLSPAGINSASIKNIQNFNYTWDNQIDLKHTFNQDHTVSALLLQSMYSNVDENSFMYSNNQPFEVGSNNMGSGVQTSYQITSGYAKNTLNSYAVRVNYGYKDKYLITASNRWDGSSVLSEGNKWASFPSVAVGWNINKESFLENNNTISNLKLRVSFGYTGNDNVAPYTSQALLNQQTFYANGGNTVAGWQSKNLANTDLTWEKTRELNLGLDFGFLGNKITGSVDVYDRLSDKLIYEQKLPYETGWDKTFSNVGSVSNKGIEVGLTTKNIKSNLVDWETSFTFTKNVNKLESIYNQDQVSDIGNTLILGSELKPNYNYVYDGVWQESEATQAATYGMYPGQAKIKDVNGDGKFNAADRTVIGNANPEWQGSIYSKLKVGQFDLNFSILTSQGQTVLSTFHQNFADVSGRSFQKIPMDYFVPTNGAGLQANASNANPRPGPASTTAGAGPFWSSGMAYYREVDYVKIKNISLGYSFGPDLLKKLKMSNLRIYVNVLDPFVFTDFDGYDPEWAGAAFGINRPASVTTQLGLSVKF
- a CDS encoding RagB/SusD family nutrient uptake outer membrane protein; its protein translation is MKKIIILLGLIVTTFSSCNDYIEEESLSNVPADATYKTASGFQLLVNSNYATLKDIYGGAPWLFCAGTDMYSEGPTAEPAGLSQYGQLIPSSEGVEQLYLTCYKSIQSVNKTIYYSTITEQNANIPVLVGEAKFLRANAYFLLVQTYGGVPIVDENITTAVLAFDRNTAEEVYAHIIKDLEESLESVGTAPYATTGKVNKRAVQDLLAKVYLTRGYETFGKATDFAKAAAYADEAIAGQALNLPYTDLFKPTNDLNAETIFSVQYDKASTSTNPSTLGNSQFYYFSSYLGGSELGTPLRSKNLIATNYALGLFEKGDTRWEGTFMTEILEGPETQANGTTKTILYYPYYRSKAPATLKVKHFYEPKWFTPADRTAWETANASRIAATGFIYHPWGKYSAEFTQGSDPNATKDFFGIPVKKFDDPEVTTPTGTATNNLVSTRDIIVSRLGETYLIAAEAYFKSGNSSTALARLNEVRRRAGGGVAGVIPVLTSIDINTILDESGRELLGEYHRWFDLKRTGTLIERTVLYNPKIHSANVFNGVGGNLKILRPIPQLAIDLNQNKNFPQNPAY
- a CDS encoding alpha/beta hydrolase; amino-acid sequence: MRKLLTILLLTSIAVQAQTNFTIDTSYTPKSVYNKEIKNYPFISLVQSKKYSNILDKKEIVYSKIKDRALHFDAYYTNTIHKNPAIVILHGGGWKSGNKSQMEMFAQEMASKGFSSFTIEYRLSAEAKYPAAICDVKKAIQFIKINAKQFNVDTSKIAILGCSSGGQMAALIGSTNNDSHFENKDLNTKTTSNVQAIVDIDGILAFKHPESEEGKVAGLWLGGNYEEKPEVWKEASALTHTNKNTPPTLFINSCKKRFHAGRDDMIVLLNQYKIYNEVKTFENSPHSFWFLNPWFDETVNTTTQFLNKVFKTK
- a CDS encoding DUF4861 family protein; this translates as MKTIYKITVLLLIGLASNAQNKNIIPSNAKTHAEISVKNDGKWDNRKYIGGTYKSVDKLKVAPEHTDHSFDIRYEGPGWESNKIAYRLYLDWRNAIDIFGKKTEAIILPQVGQDGGPSYHEMQDWGSDILNSGKGIGIGSINRYLNNEKMHFREVDSTIAKVENKTNESIVTVNYYGWKTATDKIDFTSKLTITPDQRYTQHTIQASKEIKGICTGIVKQKNTEFLKKESHNKKWAYLATYGKQSLVPDNLGMAIFYETNTVESLEDTELDYLLVFKPTTKINSFYLLGAWEQEKHGIKNKEEFIKYLDEKLAVLNKKSKL
- a CDS encoding glycoside hydrolase family 105 protein produces the protein MVNGKINTLKAVTIFISFAFLSCKTTAQEPAKNTATQNQITISKDLKWSDKMALTLMKRHPESYMIDDVKTPKWDYVHGLVLYSFQELYKKNPDPRYTTYIKSYVENFVENDGSIKTYELDKYNIDMVVAGRLLFNVYATTKEEKYLKAMQLLRKQLDGQPRTQSGGFWHKKIYPNQMWLDGLYMGEPFYAQYTATFENGKNLDDVAKQFEQIQMHATDAKTGLLYHGWDESKQMPWANKETGTSPNYWSRALGWYAMALVDALDYFPKDHPKQKELVGYLNKVSASLAKYQDKKSGLWYQVTDKAGEKGNYLEASGSSMFAYAFAKGANKGYLPAEYKKLSNKAFDGLTKQLMKVDADGSITLTQACAVAGLGGNPYRDGSYEYYVNERKNDNDPKATGPFILAALELNR